TCATTAGTTCGAAATTCAAGCTTGAGGGATGAAATAACATAGAGATGGActaaaaaagagacagagagatagaTTGATTGATGGATATATGAACCATGTTATTTGTAAATGCAACAGCAATGATATACAAGCTGACATGATCTTTATGAATGtgttggtgcccccccccacacacacacacacactttccacacTCTCTCCCCCAAACATGTAGTCTGTGATACTAACACTGCATTGACCCGTTATCCTGGCAGCATCATCACGACCTTCCCATGGTGCACTGCTTTGCTGTGTcctcccacacccccccccaccccccccggtcctGTCGTCTGCCAGCATGACTGAACATCACAGCAGCCGAGTCAGTGCAGCCATGGGCCTCCCCGAGTCATGCTAGTCGACTCACCCTCATTATGTAATAGAGCCACGCTGTGCACATTCACTTTTTGACTCATTTATCATGAACTGAGTTACTGAGTTTAAGAGCAGCAGTGAAACACATGACGGTAGAAATGAAATATTACCGATAAATGCAGGGCACTGGGTAAGATGAGAAAATAGAGTGCGAGAGAAAGCCGTATGGAAAATTATGGAAAACTGTCTTTTTGGTTGAAGGAAGTTGGGCTTATTGAAGGCAATAAAATTCTAGCTGCATCTTGACCTGCTTCTAACGGTCAAAGGTCATCCAAATCCATAACAATAGAAATTATACTAAAGCACGGTGCTGAAAATTATCAGGAGATCAACTCTGAGGTCATTTTCAGAGCAACTGAaacacgtgtgtgcgtgtgtgtgtgtgtgtgtgtgtgtgtgtgtgcaggcccaTTGTATGAACTTCATCCTCATCGTCGGATTACGGCTGTGTAACTGCTGCCATCCTCATGTGGCAGCATTTTCTATCGTATCATCCCCACATTAACAGATCTCCTCTGCCTCACGTCATCATGGATAGTCGGTTCATTATCGATTATAAATAATGTTTGTTCTCCTTACAGTCTCGAGCACACCGTAAGCAGCACAGCCCTTTAAACTGTAGTTTAGAGCAATTCTACATCACAATTCAACAGACTGCGCGCATCTCAACATTTATCAAACGTAGCGAACACCTCTTAAAGCGTTGTGTAGTGATGTATCTTTCTTTATTACAATCTCTGTTGTgggggttgttgtttttccttggCCAGATTTTCTACAGTCGGTGTTAAAGCATGACATCATGCAAATGACAAATACTTTCCAATGAGATTAAACTGaaacaaatgatgtcatttTATTGATTTCCATCCTGCTTTTGTTCCAGCTGGAAGGTcaattgtttgttcatttgttgcTCTGCAGATGAAGGGGATCAGGGCGTGGGTGTAAAATAACAAACTCACAGTCTGCAGGGATTACAACGCGGCGTGTCCCACGGATTATATTTAGCAAGCTAACAATCATACTACACACTGGGGTCATCCTGCTGATCTGACCAGGTGCCACTCAGCCTCTGTGTTGGTGTGACTGCAGGGATCAGTATGGAGAAAATCCACTGAGGTTTCATAACAAACTACCAATCAAAGCTGCTGACAGGTGGCAGCTCGGCTTAATGCCTCAGCAGACCTGATATACTGCAGAGATGAACATGTCAGAGGAATGAGTTTCATCATTCACCATAGTTGCATAGCAATAGCGaaggatttgttttttacttaCTATTGCGTTAATCAGATTGCTTATAAAACAGATACAGAAGCCATGACCTTATTTAGGAAGAGAGCCACAAATGTTAACCTAGTTAAAATCCACATTTCATCAGAATGAGATTTTACAAACAGTCAATATCAGGGCAAGTTCAATAGCAAACTGGATGAAGGACCATATAAGACATTACACTCTCTGATACTAAGTAGTAAAAAAATgatctatatataatatataaatattgtctcattttaaaaaaagtacttcAAGAAGGAGAATCCATGtttcactatttgttttttttactgaacccCCCCAATAATTGCTTAATGGGCATTCTTCACCCCCCCAGTGTTGGGTGTTTACACGTTTGAGCAGCACGAAGAGCTCGGCGCGTGGCGAGGCGTTCTTACGCGCGCGGGCCGGGCCAATGGGAGGGGAGGAGCGACGTGACAGCGGGTCTCCAGCCGAGCCACCAGCGCACTTCCTCAGCGGGACGGCGGCATGGCGGCGACGACCGCCGCCGTTGGCGGCAAGAAAACCCACGTTAACAGGGAACACGGCCGGAGGAACCGGGAGAACTCCCGCCGGAGACAAGCCGCTCTCTTATTTCTCAGCAACATCTCATTGGACGGACGGCCGGTGCGGAGTGATTCAACCGACCGCGTAGGAAGCCTCCAGCAGAGAGACACCGACCTGGAGGCAGCCGTCACCGGCTCTCAGGTGCTGGCCGAGCTGTGTCCGGAGCTCGTGGACGCCGGGAGCTACGGGCGGTTCTCCGGTTTGGCGGCGGCCGTAAGCTGCGGGGACGTGAGTCCGTCCCCGGCGCCGAGGACCGGTCTCCTCGGCATACCGCCTATCCTCGTCCTGCCGTCCGACGCGGGCTTCGGGGGCGCGGGCAGCGCGGAGGTCCTGCTGCGGTGCCGCCGGGACTCGCTCCCGTCGCCCGGGAACCTGAACCTGCTCTTGCCGTCCCCGTCTAGCGTCAGCATGCTGCCGTCGCCTCTGGGACCGCGGAAGTCCTCCACGCTGCTGTCGGTCCAGAGCTGTAACTCCGTGTCCTCGGAGCCGCGGCAAAGGTGAGCGCAGCTCCGTGCGAGTCGGTTCTCCTGCGCGTGCTCACCCGTTACCTGAAAGTTTCAGGTAGGGGGAGACGATGAcgtcattggggggggggtcaccgtcatctgggggggggttcaaagttCGGTTGACACTTGTCTGAGGCTGTAAATCCACGGTgccctgttgtgtgtgtgtgtgtgtgtgtgtgtgtgtgtgtgtgtgtgcgtgtgcgtgtgcgtgtcactAGCAGTGATGCAACCTTTCTCTGGAAATCTGACTGTTGCCTACCTAGAGCAGCAAGAGGTCCTTCATGGCCGATGCATCTTGACTTAAGCAGGCAGCCTGGTGCTGGAGTGGATTGTTAAAGCTTCTGGTTTGCACCACATTCATAACTAGAGACTAGACCAGAGGCACTTGGGAACATAGGCATCGGCCATaggcattcattttttaattttttaaaaatttcTACCAATtaatcacaaacacaaatgaacGCCGTTGTGTCTGCACTGTGTTCATTTTTCCGCCACCCAACTTTGGGTATTTCATATtcataaaccaacaacattGTATTCTTGTGGTGGGGCTGCACGGTGGTGTAGTGGTTAGCATTGCTGACTCGCAGTCCGGGGTCGATTCCCGGGCTGGACGGCCCTTCCCCTTCATGAGTACGTGTATTCTTCGTGTGGGCTCTGTCCCGGGTTCTcgggcttcctcccacagtccaaagacatgcagcCTAGGTTGATGTATCCATCAAGTTGCTCACATTCGTGAATGTGAGCGGGACTGGTTGACTGTCTCAACATGTCGGTCCTCCAACATGTCAGTCCGCCATACCTGTCCGAGGAGAGCTCTTTGTTCGCCCCGAGGCCAGCTGGGATTGTCTCCAGCTCCCCGCGACGTTCCAAGATGGTGGATGAAAGGCTCTTTGCTTTAATTATCGTTTTCTTGTGGCGCTCTGAATTTACGAGCATCtgggagtcttttttttttttcaggaattGCAGCTTATCTCATCTCACTATTAACGTTGGACTTTACAGCAGGCGGagagtttgaagaagaaaaaaaatcccacttCCTCCTTTTGTACAACACCCACAAACTTGCCATTTTGATTTTGATATAGCAGATGCAATATAACGCAAGAATGTCGATGACGTTATTCTCCGCCTCAATGACTTTGAGCCTGGCTGTGCAGTCTGACAGGAGACGTCATTGAAGGGAGAATGTGGCTTTGCAGAGCGGAAGCGAACCTGGCGACGGTTAAGAACCACAAACAGTCAACGTGATGAAGCCAAAGCCTTTTCAGTGGCCCGGTAACCCAGAACCCTTTTCATCTGACTGTTTACTACAGTCATTCAGGATTAGTTTGGGTTTGATCTGCCGACGGGGGGGAAAAGATTCAGCTATAGGTCACAAAGATGAAGTGGAAAAAGCAGTGAGCGAAGAGAATGAATTCTTAGGGCTTGTGGTTTCTTGAGGATGTGGGGCACACGGTAGCCGAGGTAGAGACCTGCAGCGCTGGGGTGAGTGCTGATGGATGAGCTTTGTCACCGCGTTGGCAGCGTATCAAACCCTAAGAATCCGCCCCGCTGGGATAATGACAGCTTAACCTATTTACACCTTAACAACCGGCCCGGGAAATTAGCGACTGTTAACAGTCCATCAGGCCGCTGCACCGCCTCCAAAGAACGACCGAtgtgtgcatttcattttgtgcaCCGGTGCATCAGACAGTGTTGCATTGAATTTCATGCCACGGTGGTTATTGCCAGTGTCACTAATGAGTGCAATTCACCCGCTAAGTATTGGTTTGGGACGAGGCCACTTTGCAATGGAAGAGCGTTGTTTTGCAAAAGGCATCATCCCCAAGATATTCGCGATATTCAATTTGCAATGAGAgacacacacttcctggtgtGACGGCGTCAGATACGATCACGAGCCACGCTCTGTTGAGCCTCGCGGTCTGTAACGGACCTCAGCGTGCGAAGTCCTGCCAGCTGTCTACTGCTTCCTTAGACcgcacaggaacacacacacacatgaccagTTTAGCTGTTTAACCCCTGTGCTCTGTACAGAGCAAGTGAGGAGCACTCATCATTGTCGCATAGATGGAGCGGTAACTTTCACCCTGGGGAGGTCAAGTTCTCTCAGGATGACATCACGGATTCAGTGAGGAGTTTTTAGTCGAAGCCTCGACACTGATGAGGGTTGTGGTTTGAATCAGGTGGAATTAAGTAACTAATCCCCGTGTGTCGTCTTCTCCTTGTTTTAAATCCTCAATTACCTTACAGTAAAGTAGTGTAACAAACTATATGATACTATACAGAAATATAGTTAACTGCACTGTTATTTGCCATATATCAAAATTACTGATGAATACTTATCAACATTCTTATTGTGTATCTTGTAACGCACCAGTTCCAGTCATTCAATATCTATACCAAagcttttttcaaaaatgagATTTCCTGCTGCTCTGTTCCCAAAACGTTGTACAGAACCTTGTAGCCATAAGCAAAAAAGTTATCAGGTTCGACAGATCCGACACACCCTCTGGACTAACAAACCCTAGAAGAGCTGGAATCTGACTgatatcattgtgtgtgtgtgtgtgtgtgtgtgagaacatgcTCTCTAGTAAAAAACAGAGCTGATCTTGATCATCAACTTTTCCTCGGGCCATGTGCTCATGAACGTGGATGATTAATAAGACCCTTCACCTTCAGAAGGGCTGCGATTGTATTCAATAATTATTACAAGTAAAGTTAGCGAAGCACCAACCTAGAGCCAACACAAGTCTGACCTCtggggtttcctttttttttattgcaacctgaaattaaagtgcatttttaatttaggtttttatttaacaaatcaCACAAAATATTCCATATTGCTTCAACTGCAATTTATATGTATATTCTTAATCCTGAAATTCCAAAACCTACATTATTTTCCACGTTATTCTATGAATTTAATATAAAacttctgctgctccatcccTCTAAAAGAAACATTATTTTATCATATTACAGTGAATTTTAATGGCCACCTGAATTTGTAAATCAAGTATTTAGTTGAAGTGTGATCAAACTTATATTTATAAACTCTAAAAAGCATGACCTTCTCTGTGAGATTTGCATGTTGTGGGTTAAGCGTGGAAGCCTTGAATgtctcagtcacacacacaacatgtcgTGTCTTACGTCAGCAAACAGTCTGCTAACAGCAGAGTGGAACATTTTTGGTGGGttaatgttttgaatgtgaGCAGGTCCCAGTCTTCCTGTGACTGTGTGtccgtacgtgtgtgtgtgtgtgtgtgtgtggtttgattCTAGATCTTGATagctccctcacacacacacacacacacagtcctaaCATCCGGTCTGCAATATTATCTTATCGGTGAACATTTGAATGTCTCCAAGATGCTGATGATGGGACACGTCTAAACTCCCTACTTTAAATGCATATCATTACTTCAAAACCACATCTCATCAATCCTGTCCGCCACATGCACGCAAACATCTTACGCAGGTTATGTCACATTTGGATTTTAGTGTGAGGAACACGTTCTAGTTGAGGCTCTGTCGGTAAGTTACGGAAGAGTAGATGCATTAACATTAGTTGCAACCCTATCGCCACTTTTGGTAGATGCCTTTAAAcgcctctttttctttttttttactaaaaaaagAGCGCCGGGTAGAGTTCAGTGAGACAATAATTGAATCTCAGTCGTCCCTACAGGACATCTGCAGTGAAGATGACAGAGATTTATTCATCATGTCTCACATCGGGGGATAATAACATATCAAGTGTGGAGTTAATCTGAAAATGCTCTGGTTCAAAATGAGACCACGCTTTTCTATGGAACCACGTTTATGGACCATGAAAAAACGTGGCGCGGCTCGTGGTTCAGCCGACCCAGATGCAGTGAGTGCCTTTCAGCACGGGAGTAAACATTGATCACCTGCGGCCCCCGACAGCCGGTTAAGAGCAGTGAGGAGTGAGCAGTCGGTGATGGTACTAAACGGTCAATAAAACGGGTTTCCTCCTCGTGAATGtatgagcgcgcacacacacacacacacacacacacacagtgctggaCACATGATCTCCACACAGGCTTACCCCTGTGGAGATAATGATGTCTATTTCAGGTCAAGGACTGATAGCCATTCACTAGAAGTATGATGACATGCATACAACCATGAGTGCTATTCGTCTTATTGGACTGCAGCTCGGCCGTAtgtgatggaaaaataaaaagttaaaagagATGTCTCATACAGCGGTTTTTTGTGGGGGAATCCCTTAATAATGGTAATAGTTCTTTAATAAACAATCTGCCTTTTTATTAATCTCATGTTTTCTCAAGCTGCACATTTTAATAAAGCTTTGTACAGCTTCACCTTGAAATGGTTCTGTTCACGCTGCACACATGAGCTGAGATTATAACCACTCTTTTGACACCAGGTGATATTAGCTGTGAAGCTGCTAAACTCCTAAAACTGCAACCTATGTGACAACATTTTGGCAAAATTGTGGAATGTTTGTTGGAGAAATAGGAATAATTCTGCACAAGTAAGTGACATTGAGGCTGTAACTTAGCAATACACTGTTACTCTAAGAATTCATGCACAAGCATCCTTTTTAGACCCTAAATGTTATGAACATTTCAAGGAACTGACCGAGGGTCAAACATGGAGGAGCAATGACACCggaatctgtgttttttttttgtcattctgtTCGAAGTGGGTAAAACCACATTGAAGCGACGCATTCACTTCTGTAGACGGCCTTGAGAGTTCGAATGGATCGCCGTCCCTACAGATCAAAAAGAGCAAGACGTCTGCAGAGACAGATTAAGCCAGTGTGGgcgagcgtgtgtgtctgtgcgcgtgtgtgtgtgcgtgcagagcCTGTATTGAGCTTACCCACTGCCTCTGCTCAGCGGATGCTCTGTGGGAGATGGAAGGAACTGTCAGATCACTAATCAAGAGCAAATATAGTTTGATCCATCAGCGACGTACTCTGTTTAGCATTGAGTATGAcacattgtgtttttgcatgaaaCTCCACCCCTTCTTAAAAACACCTGGTCAGATAGAATTGTATTTCAATGCCATCTTTAAAGGAGTATTGTGAAAGTCCATaataaattacatgtcatttataaatatgaatgtattgCTGTTCAAAAGTGTGATGCCTAAAATAACCTTAATTTGAGGATGAAAGCAGATAATTTTAGAGCGACGGAAATGGGATAAAGAGAGAGATTATTCTAAGAGGAAACAACACTAGTGTTGTACATATGAGtttagaaatgaataaaattacTCATTAGCGAAAGAAAATCCATCCCAGTCTCTGATATTTGATTTAATGGAGCTCCTTCTGGTGTTTGAAGGGAACTTATTCACCTTGAatttttctcaaaaacaatAGTTGGGGcgctataatataatataatatgatatatgCACATTTCAAAGTAGCATTTGGGATAATATTATTCCTAAAAACTACTGTGAAGGACATTATTAACCTCCAGATGTCTTGCAGCATAAAATTGACTTATTTCAGTAAAATGTTGCAGTACTGGTCCTTTAGTTAAGTTTAGTACTTCTGGGTATATCACTTGAATTTCATGTACGCTAACTTTGATAACCCTGCAGTGACCACCGAAGCGAAACAGGTTACATCGGTGACTTCCTGCCAGCTGCAGTGTGCGCGCACAGCAGGCAGCTGAGTCTCTCCCGCATGCATCGTCATGGACACATGCACCAATTTCCCAGTAAGTCTCCAGCGCATCAATTAGTTTAGCCCTCTGCCCGGCAGCCTCCGCCAGGGGTTCTGCCGCTGTGCTTAATGTCAGGCAGCGCCAGCGAGGGagcgagagacggagagggagagggagagctgtGAACGTTGCATTGCCGTGTGGGTGTTGTTTTGcttatcccttttttttctcactttttcactttaaaaaaacaaacctgaaTTAGACTAATAAAGTAATTGTTTATAAGCGGTTAAAAGGTTGAGTATTAACGTCTATTGttactatatataatatataagttTCTGTTCTCCAAATGCCATCCGAGGAGAACTAAAGGAAATTGAGAGAAATGATTTAGTGGCCGGACGTCACTGTGACTTCACAATATGCGTAAATGGACAAAGGCAGAGAATTCAACAACAACTTCTAATCACGTCAAAGGATGAATCACGAATGTAAAGTGCAACACAACTTGTCCTCCTAGGTAATTAGATACGTGTTGTGATGGGAAAGGCACCATAGTTTATAACTGTGGACACAAAACAACCCCCACTATGCTAATGTTAAACTGATAATACGCAGATTCAGCCaccacaattcttttttttattttaagttgttttttaagACTTGTTGTTTCCTTTCATATATCGTGTTTAATGTATCATTTCACAGAATCCTGCTCAAGCATCTAAGCTGTTCTTGAAGAACTGAATGGCAAAAACCACACTGATTTTGTTTTGGCTCGTTGATCTCCGCTTAATGGCTCATgggaaaaatattttaagaaagtcTGTTTCTTAAAAACCAAAAATCTGTCTACCCactgtcgtcatcatcatcatcatcatcatcatcatcctctgcAGCAAGGGAACTGCAGACTGAATCTTTCCATTCCCACAGAAGGGAAAACTTTCCATAACATCCCAGGGAGAAATAGCCGGCTGGTTTTCATGGAAATGGGCCACTGGTCTACAGATGCAAAGCTCAGATACTGGGACAGATTTAGAAAGACCGTGAGAGCAATGCTGACAGCTATCACACTCTAATCTGGAGACTGGGGGGGTGTTTATGATCACAGCGTTTTCCTTACGGAAGCCCCCAAGCTGAGAGAAATGAtttaataacacatttttattgtttatttatctGCTACGAGGAGCCTTATTTTTAGTCTCTGTTTAAGAAATCCTCGTGATCCTAACAGTTTGTGCTTCATCCAAACTCGTTAACTTAAGTCCTGATGGTTATTTGTAGCAATAGATTGTGAGATGAGTAAGCGACAGGTAGCTAGTTACCAGTTGTAGGTTGCGTCGGTGCTCAAAGGTACTTCAGCAGAGGcgttgactgcagagaggacccAACCTGTAACCCCTGGCGTGgccatgtttttcttcatcACCATCGTCATCCAAGGGGTTTCAGGCTGTTGGGCATCTTTGCATTCCCACACAGTGAAAACATTCCAGAACTTCACGTAATGAATGACGGTTCCTCTGGAAGCAAACGCCGCGAAGATtctgtcatgtgaccgtggttaCAGTAGATTTAATAAAGGTACAATTCTTATCAATAGACCCATGGTTTAATAATACTGAAGAAGTGACGGCTCAGACTGTTCATACTTTTGATCTTTATTTTCATCTCgacaagacaaaacaaacaaggggTTTGTTTTGGGGGAGAATATTTAAGGACCACGGAGTTACCCAGACGTCCCTGCtgtaatctcacacacacacacacacacacacacgaatctggtgtgtgtgtgtttaaactcCATGTGGTATTGGACCAGGTCAGCCATCCAAAAACTGAAACAgatgcagtctctctctctctctgtcttttaaaCATGCGCGAGCAGCATTGTGTTGAGTTGTGTAACAGCTCTCTTTTTGAGCCATGTGtgaaacctttatttttatcttGTCATATTGTCCTTTAAACACAACAGTATAATATATTGAAGTATCAACAATTTGATATATTGAACTGAGTTCAAACTGCTCATAAccttgtgtgtgtccatgtccGTGCTGCTGTCTTAATGTTACGTAACTGCTGTGATGTCAGAGAGCTGACCTCCTTGGCCTGCTTTCTCGTTGAGGTCCATGGTTTTAATCCACAAGGTCGACAGATTCACAATCCGTGGCTCATCCCCCGACCTTCAGCTGACACACACGTCATCACACTCATGGTGGTGACACAGCACGTTCTTAGTAGGTTAAGCCCGGAAACAACGGAAAATCACTAAAAATGACTTCCATGTGTggccaattattattattaatccaTCAGATGTGTCAACAGTCCTATTCCTAACGAAAGAGGTCTTCTGGTAGAGGAAGAAGGGCCGTGAGGTTTACAAGATACCGACACAGCCATCATTTGTTCTGGCATGTGCAGCAGAGTGTTGTGTTGTGCAGATTCCTAATGACGGTTCTGAAATAATAACGCTGAGGTTCGGTAGTCTGACCCAGCATGGCTTTATTACACCAACCGTGTCAACAATAACACATCTCTCTGCTTCCTGTGCCTTTCTCACAAGGCGAGGCAGCGCCGCCTCTGCCCCCTGAAACCCATTATTTACAAGAGTTTCCAAGGCGCCACATTAGAAAATGCGTCCTGCATGTGcgaggccgccccccccccccccccccattcacaaTTAGCTGAGCTCGTGCGCTGCGCTTGTGTAAAACAGATGGATGAAAGATTAAACTATTGCTTGTCTACATGTCAACACATGTTGCTTGTCCAGGTCGGTAGAGATTTATCACCATTTACAGGCGAAAGAGGAATTCATCGCTTTAGTTCCTCCACTTAAGCCTCTGtggtctgttgtgtttttaggtTTTACATGTTTGTGAGGAAGCTCAGCCCCAGCCCACAGCAGGGGAGAGGCTTTAGTATGAAATGCTGCATATTCAGCCTCAGGGCCCGATTAACTCAGTCACCAACTCTACACTAAGCTCTTCATTCATCTCCGTTTTGTCTCTCCGTAGGACTCGTAACCTCTCTGGCGGCTCGCCAAGACCTCGACACGCCAAGAAGATCCACTTcatcaaaaacatgaaacaatacGACACAAGAGGCAGCAGGTAAGAAGGCCCCACTTTTCAGCTTCACGGGGTTAAATGACCCCGGGACCCGTCCGGTCAGTTAGAGGTGGGTTTTTAATCACTTTTCTGAAACTTTTAAACCATCACATTAACATTGTGCTGGTTTACACAGGCTCGAGCAGCATGTTGATCCCTGCTGTTCACGCCATGCACCGTTACAGAGCACAACAAGGTCATGCACGCAGGGGGTACGGGGTCTTGTAAACTGTTCAAAGGAAGGCACAGCTGTTTCTACAGCTATTTTCTATGCACTCAGTCGACCCTGTTGTCCAACTAAACTGCACTTCCTCTAAACCCCTGTGGAGTAAAACTGAGCggaagaacaaaagaaataaaatatcatCTCTTATATCTTCTACTGTATTTTAATGGCTTATTCTTGTTAACCTTGAACTTTTACCAACCAGGCGGCCATGCAGGAGTGTGCAGCCTTTCATCCACAAGTGGAGAAGAACGGAGCTG
This sequence is a window from Pungitius pungitius chromosome 1, fPunPun2.1, whole genome shotgun sequence. Protein-coding genes within it:
- the cables2b gene encoding CDK5 and ABL1 enzyme substrate 2, which encodes MAATTAAVGGKKTHVNREHGRRNRENSRRRQAALLFLSNISLDGRPVRSDSTDRVGSLQQRDTDLEAAVTGSQVLAELCPELVDAGSYGRFSGLAAAVSCGDVSPSPAPRTGLLGIPPILVLPSDAGFGGAGSAEVLLRCRRDSLPSPGNLNLLLPSPSSVSMLPSPLGPRKSSTLLSVQSCNSVSSEPRQRTRNLSGGSPRPRHAKKIHFIKNMKQYDTRGSRIVLICAKRSLCAAFSILPYGESFYLSDPTLNHTRRRHSSGNISTTLEMLPGLEGFQLDTYGRVD